Part of the Tepiditoga spiralis genome, ATGGTATGGTGATGAATATATAACGGATAGAGTTATCGACGTTCATATAAGTATGATAAGATCAAAAATAGGAAAATCTTGGATAAAAACAGTGCGAAATATTGGATATAAATTCAATAAAAATGGAGAATAAAATGGAATATTTAAACTATATATCAGAAGGATTTATAAAAATAAAAAATATAAAAGTACTATTTGCAAATAAAAATGCACAAGATTTAGGATTCTATAAAAATAAAAATTTATTGAGCATTTTTACTTTTAATTCTATTGATGAACTTATGAAAAGTATATTAAATAATCAAAAATTTGAATGTGAAACAACTATTCACTTTTTTAATGGAAAAAATAAATTTTGTAAAATATTTTATATTCCAAATGATACTATTATAATAAAAGATAAGACTGAGTCTGAAATTATAAAAAAAGTAAAAGCTGATTTTATTTCTTCAATATCTCATGAAATAAGAACACCTTTAACAGTTGCTAAGGGAAACACTCAAATATTACTTGATTTTTTAGATAATAAAAAATTCGAAAGCAATATAAAAACAATTAATAAAGCTTTATCAAAAATAGAAAGAATCATTGAACAATTGACATTATTATCTATGGCTGAATTTGGTAATTATACTTTAAAAACACAAATATTTTCACCTAATGAAGTATATGAAGATGTTATAAATGATTTAGAGAAAAAAATAAAAGAAAAAAATATAAAATTAATTTATGTATGTAATACAGAAATTTTAAATGGAGATAAATTTATAATCTATACATTAATAAGAAACTTAGTTTCAAATGCAATAAAATATTCTTTTAAAAACTCTAGCATAAAAGTAGAAATTAAATCAAATAAAATAATAGTCTCTGACACAGGAATTGGAATTAAAGACAATGAAAAAAATAGAATTTTTGAAAGATTTTATAGAGGAAGTGAAGCTTCAAAAATTGCCAAAGGATCAGGTTTAGGTTTATCTATAGTAAAATATTTATGTGAACTTTCTAATTACAAAATAAAATTTGATTCAAAATGGAATGTTGGAAGTATTTTTGAAATTTATCTAAAAAAACAGGATAAAATCTAATATTTTATTATATTTTATCCTGTTTTATTTTATAAAAAATTATAGTATTTAAAAAAAGATATAAAAATCAATGAATCAACTGTCGATAAAATATACAATATAATACCCATAAAAGTTAAATAATTTTTTTTCAAAGATATAATAGTAAATACAAATTGAAAAAAAGATATAATTAAAACTAAAAATGGTATAAGAGATGCAAATCCATTTAATCCACTTACAAAATAATTAGTCTTAAAAAATTCTACGGTAAAAAATAGTATAAATATACATTCAATAAAAATAATACTATCAAATATAATTTCAAAATTTAATTCATTTATATGCTTTAAATTTTTAATATATTTAAATATTAAAAATATTAATATTAATATTAATATTATTTCACCTATTAATGTTCCAAAATTATAATAATCTGGATTTTCATACCATTTTAATTTTTTATATATTTTATCTTTTAAATATAATATCTTACTATTTTTTTCGTTTGATATTTTTATAATACTTTTTTTATCTAAATTAAAAAAAGTATTATTATTATCTAAGCTTAAATAATCATATACTTTATTTTGATTTAAAATACGTAACTTGTTATCTCTTAATTTTTTTAAAACTACTTTGTTGTTACCATTATTCAAATAATAAAATTTTTCTGAAGTTTTATTTGGAATATTTAAATTTAAATATGTTCCAATTATATCATTTTCAAAAGGCATTTTCTTTATTTCAACTGGTTTTAAATAAACAAAATTTTCTACTATAAAATCTAAAAAATCATCATATAGTTCAGGCATATTTTTATTATAAAAAAGACTAAATCCAATATTTTTTGAAGGAATAACAATTAACGATGATGAAAAGCCTTTTGAACTACTATTTAAATAATAAAATTTTATCTCATTTATCTTTCTTTCATTTAATGCAAACGTTCTAACAAAAGAATATTCATTTATTTTTTCACTAAAAAAATTTTTAATAATATCAAACTTTAACTTTTTAGGATTCAATATCTCAATTAGAAACTTATTAAAATCATTAATAGTTGTATAACCTTTATTAAAATACATAAATGAATTTTTTTCGTTGATTAAACTTTTATTATTTCTATCATATCCAATAGCTTTATTTGCTCTTACATATAAAGGAAGTGGATAATCATAAAAAGTATTTTCCATATTCAACTTACTAAATATTTCTTTATTTAAAATTTGAATATAATTTTCTTTCATCAAATAACTTATTAAATATTCACTAAGTGCCTTATCATAAAAAGTAGGCAATACAAATTTGCTAGAAGAATATAATTTTTTAGGTTTATATTCAATTAAAAAATTTTTTAAATTTATTTTTTTATCTATTCCAATTTTAGAAAAATCATATCCAGTTGTATGAGTTAAAAGATTAAATAAACTTACTTCATTATTAATATCAGAATAATCTTTTATAGGAATATTTAAATCAACTTTTCCATCTTCTTTTAATTTAAGAAATAAATAACTATTAAAAATTTCTGTTAAATCATTTAATTTAAATAATGTTTCTTCTGAATTTATTTTTATATTACTTTCTAAATTTGAAAAGCCATAACTATATGTATCTTTTACTTTTCCATTTCTCACATAAGAACAAACTAAACCAGGAACATTATATTCATTAATTTTATTTTTCAAAAAAGCACCCAATCTATATTCAAATGAATCTTTAAAAGAAAAAATTAAAACAGGAAACACGAGTATTATTAAGAATAAGAGCAATATTTTTTTCATAATGTCCTCCATTAACAAAAGAATAATATTTAATTTTAATCATGCTTAATTATAACATAATTTTAAAAAATAAAAAAGAAGGAATTAAATTCCTTCTTTAAATAAATTATTGATTACTTCTTTTACAGTAGTTATTTTATTTATCTTATAACCATTTGCACCAGAAAACGCAAATCCATTTTCTAAATCACCTCTTGCAGCATTCATCAATGCTTCTGCTATACAATAAGGCGCTTCCTTAAAATTACATGTCTTTATACAATGATATGCGCATTTAAATGGTTTTTTCATTCCATTTTCCACATCTTCTAAAAACTTATTTTTTACTGCCCTTCCAGGAAGTCCAACAGGACTTTTTATTATTGTAATATCTTCCTTTTTTGAATTAATAATTGTTTCTTTAAATTTTATATCTGCATCACATTCTTTAGTCGTAATAAATGGTGTTCCCACTTGAATTCCACTTGCACCTAATTTAAAAAATTTTTTTACTTGATCAGAAGTATCAATTCCACCTGCCGCAATAACTGGAACTATTTTTCCATATTTCTCTTCTATTTCTTTTGAAAATAACACAACATCTTCTATGCTTTTTTCA contains:
- a CDS encoding sensor histidine kinase, which codes for MEYLNYISEGFIKIKNIKVLFANKNAQDLGFYKNKNLLSIFTFNSIDELMKSILNNQKFECETTIHFFNGKNKFCKIFYIPNDTIIIKDKTESEIIKKVKADFISSISHEIRTPLTVAKGNTQILLDFLDNKKFESNIKTINKALSKIERIIEQLTLLSMAEFGNYTLKTQIFSPNEVYEDVINDLEKKIKEKNIKLIYVCNTEILNGDKFIIYTLIRNLVSNAIKYSFKNSSIKVEIKSNKIIVSDTGIGIKDNEKNRIFERFYRGSEASKIAKGSGLGLSIVKYLCELSNYKIKFDSKWNVGSIFEIYLKKQDKI
- a CDS encoding serine hydrolase domain-containing protein; translation: MKKILLLFLIILVFPVLIFSFKDSFEYRLGAFLKNKINEYNVPGLVCSYVRNGKVKDTYSYGFSNLESNIKINSEETLFKLNDLTEIFNSYLFLKLKEDGKVDLNIPIKDYSDINNEVSLFNLLTHTTGYDFSKIGIDKKINLKNFLIEYKPKKLYSSSKFVLPTFYDKALSEYLISYLMKENYIQILNKEIFSKLNMENTFYDYPLPLYVRANKAIGYDRNNKSLINEKNSFMYFNKGYTTINDFNKFLIEILNPKKLKFDIIKNFFSEKINEYSFVRTFALNERKINEIKFYYLNSSSKGFSSSLIVIPSKNIGFSLFYNKNMPELYDDFLDFIVENFVYLKPVEIKKMPFENDIIGTYLNLNIPNKTSEKFYYLNNGNNKVVLKKLRDNKLRILNQNKVYDYLSLDNNNTFFNLDKKSIIKISNEKNSKILYLKDKIYKKLKWYENPDYYNFGTLIGEIILILILIFLIFKYIKNLKHINELNFEIIFDSIIFIECIFILFFTVEFFKTNYFVSGLNGFASLIPFLVLIISFFQFVFTIISLKKNYLTFMGIILYILSTVDSLIFISFFKYYNFL